A part of Myxococcus landrumus genomic DNA contains:
- a CDS encoding peptidylprolyl isomerase, whose product MHFQDDSRGMVPPFSMGELQGLGILARSPGALAFRSTASVRLPAVSEAPSLEGLQVTVPAPAPITPEGVLERYEALSRAVASRRDRAPGEGVALGDDVLLDVIGFVNGRLLPFSARSEWWTEAAPDPLFPGFFESLPGSKVGETLSVEFMLPMDYPVESLRGVVALFAVELKAAREVSPLDEQSPEFFTALRRGATLDEVMEHIAGELAVERDAQAARKCQDEVLREVARRTRIEVPRSLVDEELRRRWSEAEYPVLVRLGIPLEQIPEAFEGWLQDAGMRGDAEHRLRLGLGLRAIATHERLRPVREDAKALFDILADRTRMSHEALGQLLQSNRDVQRRFDSLAMHATAVSHVLSKVRVVEEPTAAAAG is encoded by the coding sequence ATGCACTTCCAAGACGATTCCAGGGGGATGGTACCGCCGTTCTCCATGGGAGAACTCCAGGGCCTGGGGATTCTGGCCAGGTCGCCGGGCGCGCTGGCCTTCCGGAGCACGGCGTCCGTCAGACTCCCGGCTGTGTCGGAGGCTCCTTCGTTGGAGGGGCTCCAAGTGACGGTCCCCGCTCCGGCCCCCATCACCCCGGAAGGTGTCCTCGAGCGCTACGAGGCGTTGAGCCGCGCTGTCGCCTCGCGAAGGGACCGCGCCCCGGGCGAAGGGGTGGCACTTGGGGATGATGTCCTCCTGGATGTCATTGGCTTCGTGAACGGAAGGCTCCTTCCCTTCTCCGCGCGTTCGGAGTGGTGGACGGAAGCCGCCCCGGACCCCTTGTTCCCGGGGTTCTTCGAGTCGCTGCCAGGCTCGAAGGTCGGTGAGACCCTCTCGGTGGAGTTCATGCTCCCCATGGACTACCCGGTGGAGTCGCTCCGGGGTGTGGTGGCGCTGTTCGCGGTGGAGCTCAAGGCCGCGCGTGAAGTGAGTCCGCTGGACGAACAGTCCCCGGAGTTCTTCACCGCGCTCAGGCGAGGCGCCACGCTCGACGAGGTGATGGAGCACATCGCGGGAGAGCTCGCCGTCGAGCGAGATGCCCAAGCCGCGCGGAAGTGCCAGGACGAGGTTCTGCGGGAAGTGGCGCGCCGCACTCGCATCGAGGTGCCTCGGAGTCTCGTGGACGAGGAGCTTCGTCGGCGCTGGTCAGAGGCCGAGTACCCGGTGCTGGTCCGGCTCGGGATTCCTCTCGAGCAGATTCCCGAGGCATTCGAGGGGTGGTTGCAGGATGCGGGCATGCGGGGCGACGCGGAGCATCGGCTTCGGCTGGGGCTGGGCCTTCGGGCCATCGCCACGCATGAGCGCCTGAGGCCCGTGCGTGAGGATGCGAAGGCGTTGTTCGACATCCTCGCGGACCGCACGAGGATGAGCCATGAAGCGCTGGGACAACTGCTTCAGTCCAACAGGGACGTCCAGCGGCGCTTCGACAGCCTGGCGATGCACGCGACGGCCGTGAGCCATGTGCTGTCGAAGGTCCGGGTCGTCGAGGAGCCCACCGCGGCCGCGGCGGGGTAG
- a CDS encoding DUF1684 domain-containing protein, translating to MTPLALALSVALHAAPAAPKATPPSKPPAKSMTAPSTTEDLASSTRAWHEQRLQRLQAEDGWLSLVGLFWLKEGEQTAGSAPDSALDFPDNTPAKLGTFTRKGNTATFQPAPGVQLTRNGQPFTGGELKSDETGSPDVVQLGSLNFHVIQRGDKLGVRVKDSESPARKQFHGIPTYPASAAWKVTARFEPAATPRTLQVPNVLGTTEEMKAPGVLVFTVDGKEHRLTPVEDGSNKLFVIFADETNRDSTYGAGRFLYADMPKDGQVVLDFNRAYNPPCAFTRFATCPLPPRGNRLALRVEAGEKRSGDH from the coding sequence ATGACGCCCCTTGCCCTGGCCCTGTCCGTCGCTCTCCATGCCGCGCCCGCCGCCCCCAAGGCCACCCCGCCCTCGAAGCCCCCCGCCAAGAGCATGACCGCCCCCTCGACGACCGAAGACCTCGCCTCCTCCACCCGCGCCTGGCACGAGCAGCGCCTCCAGCGCCTCCAAGCCGAGGACGGCTGGCTCTCCCTCGTCGGCCTCTTCTGGCTCAAGGAAGGCGAGCAGACCGCGGGCTCCGCACCCGACAGCGCCCTGGACTTCCCCGACAACACCCCGGCGAAGCTCGGCACCTTCACCCGCAAGGGCAACACCGCCACCTTCCAGCCCGCGCCCGGCGTGCAGCTCACCCGCAACGGCCAGCCCTTCACCGGCGGCGAGCTGAAGTCGGACGAGACGGGCTCCCCCGATGTCGTGCAGCTCGGCAGCCTCAACTTCCACGTCATCCAGCGAGGCGACAAGCTGGGCGTGCGCGTGAAGGACTCCGAGTCCCCCGCGCGCAAGCAGTTCCACGGCATCCCCACGTACCCCGCCAGCGCCGCATGGAAGGTCACCGCGCGCTTCGAGCCCGCCGCCACGCCGCGCACCCTCCAGGTGCCCAACGTGCTCGGCACCACGGAGGAGATGAAGGCCCCCGGCGTCCTCGTCTTCACCGTGGACGGCAAGGAGCACCGCCTCACGCCCGTGGAGGATGGCTCCAACAAGCTCTTCGTCATCTTCGCGGATGAGACCAACCGCGACTCCACCTACGGCGCGGGCCGCTTCCTCTACGCGGACATGCCGAAGGATGGACAGGTGGTGCTCGACTTCAACCGCGCCTACAACCCGCCCTGCGCCTTCACCCGCTTCGCCACGTGCCCGCTGCCTCCGCGCGGCAACCGCCTGGCCCTGCGCGTGGAAGCCGGCGAGAAGCGCTCCGGCGACCACTGA
- a CDS encoding 2-oxo acid dehydrogenase subunit E2, which yields MNLDLKPAPPPGVFRKLALGAWRSPRDPSAYASLDVRMEKALEFLEGWRVRTGQRLTVTHLVAKAAADALRQHPEANVLLRWRAPSQRADVGVCVLVVQPEESGRVDLTTATVPHADGLSLEAFGRELERRVGRVRSRADVDIERGKRRSYRIPGMLMGWALRLLSFVWFTLNVDLRWVGMPRDPFGSVVVTSLGSLGLERGYVATVPYTRVPLVLAPGSVRTVPVVDAGALVPGKTMTLTCTWDARALDVEVISRVLRHVGAALESPGDCWDPSSGSEGAARVG from the coding sequence GTGAACCTCGACCTGAAGCCGGCGCCGCCGCCGGGAGTCTTCCGCAAGCTCGCCCTGGGGGCCTGGCGCTCGCCGAGGGACCCGAGTGCCTATGCGTCCCTGGACGTGCGGATGGAGAAGGCGCTGGAGTTCCTCGAGGGATGGCGGGTGCGCACGGGGCAGCGGCTCACGGTGACGCACCTGGTGGCGAAGGCGGCGGCGGACGCGCTGCGCCAACACCCCGAGGCCAACGTGCTCCTGCGCTGGAGGGCGCCGTCACAGCGTGCCGACGTGGGGGTGTGCGTGCTCGTGGTGCAGCCGGAGGAGTCGGGGCGGGTGGACCTGACCACGGCCACGGTGCCTCACGCGGACGGGTTGTCGTTGGAGGCGTTCGGGCGGGAGCTGGAGCGCAGGGTGGGGCGGGTGCGTTCGCGCGCGGACGTGGACATCGAGCGGGGCAAGCGCCGGTCGTATCGAATCCCCGGGATGTTGATGGGGTGGGCGCTGCGGCTGTTGTCCTTCGTCTGGTTCACGTTGAACGTGGATCTCCGCTGGGTCGGGATGCCGAGAGATCCATTCGGCTCGGTGGTGGTGACGAGCCTGGGCTCGCTGGGCCTGGAGCGGGGCTACGTCGCGACGGTGCCGTACACGCGGGTGCCGCTGGTGCTGGCGCCGGGCTCGGTGCGGACCGTGCCGGTGGTGGATGCGGGAGCGCTGGTTCCGGGCAAGACGATGACGCTGACGTGTACCTGGGACGCGCGAGCCCTGGACGTGGAGGTGATCTCCCGCGTGCTGCGGCATGTCGGCGCGGCGCTGGAGTCACCCGGGGACTGCTGGGACCCCTCGTCTGGCTCGGAGGGTGCCGCGAGAGTGGGGTGA
- the sitA5 gene encoding SitA5 family polymorphic toxin translates to MRVGWGGVALLLGSLVMGCATTRAVHLDLGEGEPLLYRPPRSERPIVIDEGEFQQAMTRLVLDMHFSIRPEAAARPRTQLASWEGGARTAGRDYGAWCSRQDQPGECLSLLEDGFAVLDARARRKLALSFAWDGVWEGVQDAVKDVVNPLALKAMLTSAMAAYMFLVVAPEPLTKVVAIALTTYVIAYIGLDSFTNMVGGWQRLSMAAEHALSLEELEEAGRHFGRVMGENGARVLILALTAVLGGGVANMAAKGPMLPGFARAALAAETQMGLRMSAAFTGGVRSIFLAEGILTVGVTAGAVAMTAWNNGEGGGAERSPHGEQRANEAREGDAHRQVGDANRVLHEGRKFTDAETGNVVYVSGDRVVITDALGRIITQFKNPRANTQARIQSGRWVPVHE, encoded by the coding sequence ATGAGAGTGGGGTGGGGAGGCGTGGCTCTGCTGTTGGGGAGCCTCGTGATGGGCTGCGCGACGACGCGAGCGGTCCACTTGGACCTGGGAGAGGGCGAGCCGCTCCTCTACCGCCCGCCGAGGAGTGAGCGCCCCATCGTGATTGACGAGGGCGAGTTCCAGCAGGCGATGACCCGGCTCGTGCTGGACATGCACTTCTCGATTCGTCCCGAGGCAGCGGCGCGTCCACGGACCCAGCTCGCCTCCTGGGAGGGAGGGGCTCGCACGGCGGGGCGGGACTATGGCGCATGGTGTTCGCGGCAGGACCAACCAGGCGAGTGCCTCTCCTTGTTGGAGGATGGCTTCGCGGTTCTTGATGCCCGTGCGCGGCGGAAGCTGGCCCTGTCATTCGCCTGGGATGGCGTGTGGGAAGGCGTGCAGGACGCGGTGAAGGACGTCGTGAACCCACTCGCGCTCAAGGCGATGCTGACGTCGGCGATGGCCGCATACATGTTCCTGGTCGTGGCGCCCGAGCCCCTGACCAAGGTCGTGGCCATCGCCCTGACGACCTACGTCATCGCGTACATCGGCTTGGACTCCTTCACGAACATGGTGGGGGGATGGCAGCGACTCTCCATGGCTGCGGAGCACGCCCTCTCCCTGGAGGAATTGGAGGAAGCTGGGCGCCACTTCGGAAGGGTGATGGGGGAGAACGGCGCGCGTGTCCTGATACTCGCGCTGACGGCGGTGTTGGGAGGCGGTGTGGCGAACATGGCCGCGAAAGGCCCGATGCTGCCGGGCTTTGCCCGAGCCGCGTTGGCCGCCGAGACCCAGATGGGTCTGCGGATGTCCGCGGCATTCACCGGTGGCGTTCGTTCCATCTTCCTGGCCGAGGGCATCCTGACCGTGGGGGTCACCGCCGGTGCCGTGGCCATGACGGCTTGGAACAACGGAGAGGGAGGAGGGGCGGAGCGCAGTCCCCACGGGGAGCAGCGCGCGAACGAGGCCCGCGAGGGTGACGCGCACCGGCAGGTGGGGGATGCGAACCGAGTCCTTCACGAAGGGCGGAAGTTCACGGACGCGGAGACCGGGAACGTGGTGTATGTGTCCGGCGACAGGGTCGTCATCACGGACGCGCTGGGGCGGATCATCACCCAGTTCAAGAACCCCCGGGCGAACACGCAGGCCCGAATCCAGAGTGGCAGATGGGTGCCGGTCCATGAGTAA
- a CDS encoding peptidylprolyl isomerase: MSSSSSNQGSGRGVERLLKMSPVVSTASAESLKLPNVEAPSLDGIAVLVPTPEDLTEDDLLRAFHEKRRSVATTRDREKGESLELGDNVQLNVVGYCDGVLIPFSARFGMSTELAPIEAMPGFCETVAQGGKVGESMQIALELPEDYPVEALQGKPARFLIDVVGAQQVTMLSESSPEFFEKLGMGGTLDEVLNNIREELEDEVAGQLWVQAQDMVLDEVARRTPVELPKALVEEEIRRRWVQAEGQAMVEYNFDVEEQQEALRGWLADPTTRADVERRLHIGLALKAVTEAEKLQLTPEKLEELIREHMEPFGFGAEEVAAALRETPETTKKLVELGWYLFAVEHVMNKAKVTFEGADEGAAQG; the protein is encoded by the coding sequence GTGAGCAGCAGCAGCAGCAATCAAGGTTCAGGTCGGGGCGTCGAGCGTCTGTTGAAGATGAGCCCCGTGGTGAGCACCGCCTCCGCGGAGTCGCTCAAGCTCCCCAACGTGGAGGCCCCTTCCCTCGACGGGATTGCCGTCCTCGTCCCCACGCCCGAGGACTTGACCGAGGACGACCTCCTGCGCGCCTTCCACGAGAAGCGCCGGAGCGTCGCCACCACGCGCGACCGCGAGAAGGGGGAGTCCCTCGAGCTGGGCGACAACGTCCAGCTCAACGTCGTGGGCTACTGCGACGGTGTCCTCATCCCCTTCTCCGCGCGCTTCGGCATGTCCACGGAGCTGGCCCCCATCGAGGCGATGCCCGGCTTCTGCGAGACCGTGGCCCAGGGCGGCAAGGTGGGCGAGTCCATGCAGATTGCCCTCGAGCTGCCGGAGGACTACCCGGTGGAGGCGCTCCAGGGGAAGCCCGCGCGGTTCCTCATCGACGTCGTCGGCGCCCAGCAGGTGACGATGCTGTCGGAGAGCTCGCCGGAGTTCTTCGAGAAGCTGGGGATGGGCGGCACGCTGGATGAGGTGCTGAACAACATCCGCGAGGAGCTGGAGGACGAAGTCGCCGGCCAGCTCTGGGTGCAGGCCCAGGACATGGTGCTGGACGAGGTGGCCCGGCGCACGCCGGTGGAGCTGCCCAAGGCGCTGGTGGAGGAGGAGATTCGCCGCCGCTGGGTCCAGGCCGAAGGCCAGGCGATGGTCGAGTACAACTTCGACGTCGAGGAGCAGCAGGAAGCGCTCCGAGGCTGGCTCGCGGACCCCACCACGCGCGCGGACGTCGAGCGCCGGCTGCACATCGGCCTCGCGCTGAAGGCCGTCACCGAGGCGGAGAAGCTTCAGCTCACTCCGGAGAAGCTCGAGGAGCTGATTCGCGAGCACATGGAGCCCTTCGGGTTCGGCGCGGAGGAAGTCGCCGCCGCCCTGCGCGAGACGCCGGAGACGACCAAGAAGCTGGTCGAGCTGGGCTGGTACCTGTTCGCCGTCGAGCACGTGATGAACAAGGCGAAGGTCACCTTCGAGGGCGCGGACGAGGGCGCGGCGCAGGGCTGA
- a CDS encoding cyclic-phosphate processing receiver domain-containing protein, whose protein sequence is MKVYLDDERPTPEGWVSARWPEDVIALLEGGQVAELSLDHDLGDDEHGTGYDVLLWLEEAVATRGFVPPRVRVHSANSSARQKMELAITRIERFVREV, encoded by the coding sequence ATGAAGGTCTATCTCGACGACGAACGCCCGACGCCGGAGGGCTGGGTCTCCGCGCGCTGGCCCGAGGATGTCATCGCGTTGCTCGAAGGCGGACAGGTGGCCGAGCTGAGTCTCGACCACGACCTGGGCGATGACGAGCACGGCACGGGCTACGACGTGCTGCTGTGGCTGGAGGAGGCCGTGGCGACGCGCGGCTTCGTCCCTCCGCGAGTCCGGGTGCATTCGGCGAACAGCTCCGCGCGCCAGAAGATGGAGCTGGCCATCACTCGCATCGAGCGCTTCGTTCGAGAGGTGTGA